The Streptomyces griseiscabiei genome segment CGCGGCTGGTGCGACCAGGAGGACGTCGACAACGCACCGTTCATGCCCGCCCGCCTCGCCTCCGTGTGGCTGGGGGTGTCGGTGGAGGACCAGGCCGCGGCCGACGCCCGGATCCCGCTGCTGCTGGAGACCCCCGCCGTCGTGCGGTTCGCCTCGGTGGAGCCGCTGCTGGGCCGGGTCGACCTGACCCGCTGGCTACGGCCGGCCATCGACTGCGGCTTCGCCAACCCCGACGACGGCTGCTGCAGCCACCCGGGCAACCTCACCCCCGAGTGCCACCGGTGGGTGCGCTGTCCCGTCGCTGCGAACGGCGCCTGGGAGGGCCTGGACTGGGTCATCGCCGGAGGCGAGAGCGGCCCCAAGGCCCGCCCCATGCACCCGTCCTGGGTGAGCGAGCTGCAGCTCGCCTGCCAGATCGCCGGCGTCCCGCTGTTCTTCAAGCAGTGGGGCCAGTGGGCGCCGTACGGCGAAGGCGAAGCCACCCCCGACGGCGTGCACGGCCCCGTCGCCCTGGTCGACCAGCAGGGCCGCACCCACAGCCCGAAGGCCGGCGCCCCGGCCCCGGCCGGGTCGGCGCGCATGGCCCGGTACGGCAAGAAGCGCGCGGGCAACGCCCTGAGCGGCGCGCACTTCGAGCAGCTGCCCGGCCACTACACCCCCCAGCCCACGGCCTGACCGCGTCCGCGCGTCACC includes the following:
- a CDS encoding DUF5131 family protein is translated as MSLTRIEWATDVWNPVSGCDRVSEGCTNCYALSFARRHRAMGTRGYERDGRPETSGPGFGVSLHDWALREPLRWRTAKRVFVNSMSDAFHPEVPDEYLAALWAVMYWTGADVRGQYAHRPVQTYIILTKRPPRMRAWLRKWADRDTRVELITRAAERGWCDQEDVDNAPFMPARLASVWLGVSVEDQAAADARIPLLLETPAVVRFASVEPLLGRVDLTRWLRPAIDCGFANPDDGCCSHPGNLTPECHRWVRCPVAANGAWEGLDWVIAGGESGPKARPMHPSWVSELQLACQIAGVPLFFKQWGQWAPYGEGEATPDGVHGPVALVDQQGRTHSPKAGAPAPAGSARMARYGKKRAGNALSGAHFEQLPGHYTPQPTA